TGCCGACGGTGTCGATGAACTTGTGTTTTATGATATTACCGCGAGTGCCGAAAATCGCCCTTGCGATATGGAAATGATTCGCCAGATTGCACACCGCGTGTTTATTCCGTTTGCGGTGGGCGGCGGTATCCGCAACTTGGACGATATGCACGAAGCCCTTTTGGCCGGCGCCGAAAAGGTGAGCGTGAATAGTCTTGCCGTGCTTCACCCCGAAATCATTGCTGATGGCGCGAAAGCTTTTGGGCGCCAGTGCGTGGTGCTGGGCATGGATGCCAAGTTCGTGGGTGTTTCGGACAAGTTTAAAAGCGGCTACGAAGTCTATATTCGCGGTGGTCGCCAGGCGATGGGCATCGATGCTGTGGAATGGGCCAAGAAGGCCGAGGACTTGGGCGTCGGCGAAATTTGCCTGAACGCAATCGATACCGACGGCGTCCGCAATGGCTATGAATTGAATATTACGGACCAGGTGGCACGTGCGGTGCAGGTGCCCGTGATTGCTAGCGGCGGTGCCGGAACTCCGGCTCATATTGTGGACTTGTTCCGCAAGACTTCTGCCGATGCAGCCCTGGTGGCTTCCATGGTTCATTTTGGCGATTACACGGTGCCCGGAATCAAGAAAGAAATGCTTGCGGCAGGAATCCCTGTGCGCAAGAAAATGAACGGCGAGGTGTAGCTTGAATCCTTCTGTTGCAGTTAAAATTTTTGAAGCAGGCAAGAGTGCCGGTGCGGATTTTGTCGAGATTTTTGAAGAAGAAACTCGCAGTTCGATGCTTGGACTGAAGTCGAGCCAAATTGAATCTGCAACAGCTGGAACCGAATACGGCATAGGCATCCGTCTGATTTACGGAACCGAGGTGCTTTACGGCTTTACCAGCGACGATTCCGAAGAGGCCCTGGTAAAACTCGTACAAACTCTCGCTTTTGGCCGCATTGCAGGCCAGTCTGCGAAACCCTTTGAATTTGCACCGCAAAAGCGCGTTGCAGATTACAATGTGGATGCATTCAAGGATCCCCGCGTGCTGGGGCAGGCGGTGAAGCAGGACTTCTTGTTCCGCGCAGATCAGGCTGCCCGCAAAATTTCGGATAAAGTAGTGCAGGTGGGTGCCTCGGTGACGGATTCTTGCTCCACGATTTCGCTGATGAATAGCGAAGGGCTGAATTTGTCGATGAATCGCGCTCGTTTACGTGTAAACGTGACGGTGACGGTTTCTGATGGAACCGAAAGATTGACCACCCACGAAGCGCCCGGTGCCTTGGGCGGCTATGAACTTTTGGCTAATTATTCGCCTGAAGCGTTGTCTACCGAAGCCGCCGAGCGCGTGCTCCGTATGCTTTCGGCAGGCTACATTAAGGGTGGCCAGATGCCTGTGGTGATGGGTAACGGCTTTGGCGGCGTGATTTTCCACGAAGCTTGCGGACATCCGCTGGAAACGGAATCGGTCCGTCGCGGCGCAAGCCCGTTCTGTGGAAAATTGGGTGAGGCTATTGGCCAACCCTGCTTAACCGCTATTGATGACGGTACCATGGATGGTGTGTGGGGTAGCCTTAAGTACGATGACGAAGGTACTCCGGCTCAGCGCACAACCTTGATTGAAAACGGTATCTTGAAGACTTATATGAGCGACCGCGTGGGTGCCAAGGAAGTGGGAATTGGCCTTACGGGTTCTGCCCGTCGCGAAAGCTACAAGTATGCACCTGTAAGCCGTATGCGCAATACGTTTATCGCCCCCGGTAAAGATACGCTCGATTCGATGATTGCAAGTGTCGATAACGGTCTTTATGCGGCTCGCATGGCGGGCGGTTCTGTGAATCCGGCGACGGGCGAATTTAATTTCGCGGTTGACGAAGGCTATGTGATTCGTAACGGCAAGATTTGCGAACCGGTACGCGGCGCGGCCCTCATTGGCAAAGGCCACGAAATCATGCCCCGCATTAGCATGGTGGGTTCCGACTGGGATGTGGCTGCCGGTGTTTGCGGAGCAAGCTCCGGCCATGTGCCCGTAACGGTGGGGCAGCCTTCGATTAAGGTAGACCAGATTCTGGTCGGCGGCCGCTAGATTTTAGCCCAGCGTCTTTTGGGATTGGGGCAGTGGTCCTCGTGACCATCTGGCCAAATCCAGACTTCATCTGTAAAAGGACATTTTTCGCAGGATCCGCTCATGGGGCAGGATTCTGTGGGGTCTTCCAGGAATAGGGAACCTTCGTACTTGATTTTGTCCGAATGGAGAGAACCTTCAAGAAGTTCGTGGCGGAGGGAATCAAGTTCTTCCTTGCTTAGCTTGAAACGCCTTTCGAGGATTGCCGAATCCGGGATGAATACGGCCGGATTCCATTTGATGCGATGGACGCCTGCTTTTTCGGCCCAGGAGACGAGATCCTTGTAGTCTTGATGGTTCTCGCGGTGCAATGTCACTTGCAATGAAATGGTGGCACTGGAATCTAGTCGGCGCTTGCGGCATGCGATGAGTTTTTCGACGTTTTCGCGCCACAAGTTGCGCAGGAATCCGCCCATTTCGTAAGCGAGTGTGCTGACTTTGATGTCGCTACAGGCTTGAACCAGTTCGAACATGACCGAAGGCGTGCCCCACTTGCTGGGGAAAGTCCCGTTGGTGGTGAGGTTTATCTTGACGCCGCTCATTTCGCAAAGATGCATCAAATCTTCAAATTTTGAATAAAGTAAAGGTTCCCCCATGGTGGAGGGGATGACTTCCTTGAGTAGGGGCTTTCCGGATTCGTCAAGGTCGGCGGCGTATTTTTCGATGGCGGCCTTGGCGGTTTCAAAGGGCATTTCTCCAGCGTAGGAGACGATGCCACGTTGCCTTAAAAAGCAGAGGGCGCAACGTAGATTGCACTTGTCGGGGTTGGTAAGTAGAGTAATACGATGCACTATCAGGCCCTATGCTCCCTGATGTACTTGATGGCGGCGAGTCCTGCCTTGGCGCCTTCGCCTACGGCAACAGCAACTTGGAGCGTTCCGCCGGTGCAGTCGCCTGCAGCGAAAAGGCCGGGGAGCGTTGTCTGGAAATCGTTGTCGAGAACCAGTGTGGGGCCGTCAAAGCCTGCGCCGGCTTTCTTGGCGAGATCGGTTGCGCTGGCACTTCCGAGGGCGACAAAGAGTCCGTCGAATTCTTCTTCGGTGCTGTCTTCGTAATGCACGCCCTTGAACTGGCCTTCGCCAACCAAGGATTGCAGGTGACGATTTTCGATGCGGACACTGGGCGGGAACGATGTGGCCAAGGCGGCTCCGTTCGTAAGGAGCGTGACACTCTTGACAACGGGCAAAAGTTCCTGGACTTCGTGGAGGGCGTATTCGCCGCTACCCAGAACAGCCACGTTTTTCTGACGGTAGAAGAAAGCGTCGCATACGGCGCAGTAGCTTACGCCGTGGCCTTCCAGTTCTGCCATACCGGCGACCGGGTGCTTGTTGCGGGCGGCACCAGTTGCCATGATGCAGACTTTTCCGTGGTATTCACCGACAAGGCCCTTGGCAGAAAATCCGGTGCCGTCAAACATGAGGTCGGTGATTTCGTCGTCGATAATTTGGGCTCCCAGGGCTATTGCCTGCTTGTGGCCCACTTCTAGAAGTTCTTCGCCGCTAAGGGGCTTTTCGAGTCCGTAGTAGTTCTGGATCATGTGGGCTTTGGCGAGAGCTCCGCCGTCTTTACCGACGAGTTGAACGGACAACCCGGCTCTCAATCCGTAGAGAGCGGCTGAAATTCCGGCGGGACCATAGCCCAAAATCAGCATATCTGTCATAAAATCCTCTAAGTATCTTTATTTTTTACAATGTTAAAATACAAATTATTTATCTTATGGAATAGGTTGTTTGTGGTAAAAA
Above is a window of Fibrobacter sp. UWT2 DNA encoding:
- a CDS encoding TldD/PmbA family protein, whose amino-acid sequence is MNPSVAVKIFEAGKSAGADFVEIFEEETRSSMLGLKSSQIESATAGTEYGIGIRLIYGTEVLYGFTSDDSEEALVKLVQTLAFGRIAGQSAKPFEFAPQKRVADYNVDAFKDPRVLGQAVKQDFLFRADQAARKISDKVVQVGASVTDSCSTISLMNSEGLNLSMNRARLRVNVTVTVSDGTERLTTHEAPGALGGYELLANYSPEALSTEAAERVLRMLSAGYIKGGQMPVVMGNGFGGVIFHEACGHPLETESVRRGASPFCGKLGEAIGQPCLTAIDDGTMDGVWGSLKYDDEGTPAQRTTLIENGILKTYMSDRVGAKEVGIGLTGSARRESYKYAPVSRMRNTFIAPGKDTLDSMIASVDNGLYAARMAGGSVNPATGEFNFAVDEGYVIRNGKICEPVRGAALIGKGHEIMPRISMVGSDWDVAAGVCGASSGHVPVTVGQPSIKVDQILVGGR
- a CDS encoding NAD(P)/FAD-dependent oxidoreductase; protein product: MTDMLILGYGPAGISAALYGLRAGLSVQLVGKDGGALAKAHMIQNYYGLEKPLSGEELLEVGHKQAIALGAQIIDDEITDLMFDGTGFSAKGLVGEYHGKVCIMATGAARNKHPVAGMAELEGHGVSYCAVCDAFFYRQKNVAVLGSGEYALHEVQELLPVVKSVTLLTNGAALATSFPPSVRIENRHLQSLVGEGQFKGVHYEDSTEEEFDGLFVALGSASATDLAKKAGAGFDGPTLVLDNDFQTTLPGLFAAGDCTGGTLQVAVAVGEGAKAGLAAIKYIREHRA
- the hisF gene encoding imidazole glycerol phosphate synthase subunit HisF; protein product: MLTKRLIVCLDVRNRKVTKGVKFKGNIDIGDPVEMGAQYSADGVDELVFYDITASAENRPCDMEMIRQIAHRVFIPFAVGGGIRNLDDMHEALLAGAEKVSVNSLAVLHPEIIADGAKAFGRQCVVLGMDAKFVGVSDKFKSGYEVYIRGGRQAMGIDAVEWAKKAEDLGVGEICLNAIDTDGVRNGYELNITDQVARAVQVPVIASGGAGTPAHIVDLFRKTSADAALVASMVHFGDYTVPGIKKEMLAAGIPVRKKMNGEV
- a CDS encoding radical SAM protein, with protein sequence MHRITLLTNPDKCNLRCALCFLRQRGIVSYAGEMPFETAKAAIEKYAADLDESGKPLLKEVIPSTMGEPLLYSKFEDLMHLCEMSGVKINLTTNGTFPSKWGTPSVMFELVQACSDIKVSTLAYEMGGFLRNLWRENVEKLIACRKRRLDSSATISLQVTLHRENHQDYKDLVSWAEKAGVHRIKWNPAVFIPDSAILERRFKLSKEELDSLRHELLEGSLHSDKIKYEGSLFLEDPTESCPMSGSCEKCPFTDEVWIWPDGHEDHCPNPKRRWAKI